A genomic region of Homalodisca vitripennis isolate AUS2020 chromosome 5, UT_GWSS_2.1, whole genome shotgun sequence contains the following coding sequences:
- the LOC124363872 gene encoding uncharacterized protein LOC124363872, whose product MDIPQLSTCFCGRPLKTGAKFIGWLCFILSFTGIFVFYLSMTLLDYIEKHPTPQNMELIEDLPTYTMACMILIGFHALDMIFSALLLLGVYKEKSELLLCWLIYGIIDLAVAINVGYLRSFIFFVIDLYFLLVVYSYYKEMTCAEES is encoded by the coding sequence ATGGACATACCTCAGCTTTCTACATGTTTTTGCGGCCGTCCGCTCAAAACCGGAGCGAAATTTATCGGATGGCTCTGTTTCATCCTTTCCTTCACCGGTATCTTTGTATTCTACTTAAGTATGACGCTGTTAGATTACATTGAGAAGCACCCCACTCCACAGAATATGGAACTCATCGAAGACTTACCGACGTACACGATGGCCTGCATGATTCTCATCGGGTTTCACGCGTTGGACATGATCTTCTCGGCCCTCCTGCTGCTGGGCGTGTACAAGGAGAAGTCCGAGCTGCTGTTGTGCTGGCTGATCTACGGCATAATCGATCTCGCTGTGGCCATAAACGTTGGCTATCTCAGAAGCTTCATATTTTTCGTCATTGACCTGTATTTCTTGCTAGTGGTATATAGCTATTACAAAGAGATGACTTGTGCAGAGGAATCATAG